The nucleotide window aaacaagcgaaaaaagaaAACAGCTGTTTCATTGGCTTCagcttgtatgaattcgccttgaacaAACAGTACATAATAAAGATGCCATATTTTACACTTTATTCCAAATATCACGGCAACTCTATGAATGATGCCATATTAAATGCATTTGTTTACACGAGATAGTATTGGAgcacacaaaaaattataaacaattgtaAACATACACAAATTATTCTACTAAAATGgaaatgtaagttttttttaaattattagctGCTATTTACTTATCAAGAACTTCTCTTTAATCATTTAGAGTTAATCCCTGCTTTTCCGTGGTCTCCAATTTCGAGGTAATGGAgtgtcttaaaaatattaaagacacCAAAAAGAAATATGGTTTAAGGAATTTAGCAACAATTACCTATGAAACACTGCAATTTTTAGAGGAATCACCATGTAAACATCAAAATCGTGAAACAATTTTGGCTTTTATTAATGACATGCAGCCATACAAACTGACCACAAACGAATGTCTCATGATGGTCAACGATCCACCTTCAAGTGCTCTGCACATACAACTGGTAGGTTTTATTGaagattataaattaaattataacaagatttttttttaattgttagcTTATTGAAGACAGCGAAGAACGTTTGACGGAAGAACAAGTAgctaaaataattgaaatagcCAAAACCCATTTCCCTGGACCACCACAAGAgtcaaattaagaaaataaatgttattttttatttatttaaaatgcttctagttttttattgtttctgtTAAGCAttgtgaaaataatattttaacgcTTTTGATCTCCTAAATCTTCAATATAATCGGCATCAACTTCAGGCCATTTATCGGGAATAACATCGAATAGATCATCTTTGACATCGCCCTGAATGACAATTTCATCTTCGCCTGTTACCGAAGAACCACATGCAAATTTTGAGCCAAAGAATTTGGCAGCCACCTTCAAATcgatttctttacaaaaaataaaatcaagttaatcaaaaatataatttaatgtaATGCCTTCAAGCTTACCAAAAGTACTTAAACCAGTTACCACTGTTACAGACTTCTTCTTGCCTCTTGGAGCTCTTGACACTGTAATTCTTTTGTTtacctcttctttcttcttgatTTTCATTAAACCTTTACCACCACGTTTTTGTCTTTTCTTGTCATCATCTGTGCCATCGCCGGCTTCTTCCTCCAATATCACTCGCTCAAACTCTGTTGGTAAATTCTTTTCCAACCAAgctttacatttttcatattcaggatAATATTCACAATACTTTGaatgagaaaaattttattatttttaaattgatattgCAATTATTTGCATTTTGCATGCACTTACCTCTATGGGCATGGAACAGTTACCACAATATTTCACCACTAAGGGATAAGTAACACCCTCTCGTGGTCCTAACTTAAGTTTTTCAGCTACAGGATTTATTGCTACTTCTGTCATGTTTAATTGTgcttttttggtttaaataattaattttattctaataaaaaaagattttgcaaaaatatcttGAACAAGTAATTTTAGCAGCTGTAGTATatagtttatataaatatcAGCTTTCGTATAGGTGAGGAATTTGGCAACTCATGTTTACgttatattttttggtaaaatttatccCGTTTTAACGTACGAAtgatatatttttatgatttctttggatttttttaaattgatgttTGTTGCATAAtactttatgttaaaaaatcttattgaggattttttggatttttttaaattgatgttTGTTGCATAAtactttatgttaaaaaatcttATTGAGTAACACTTGAATTTAGATTTGTTATCTGTTACATTATACTCTTCAGCATGAGTGATACAGGGTATGTaaaatttgtcattctgtttataattagtattttttttaaatttatcatgttaaaacaaagattttttatttgtgataTATCGTAAAAAAGTTACGATATAAATACACTTATAGAAATAACCTTTTGTATATGTTAAGCGAAATAAATTTCACAATATGTTCCTTTTGTTTATAACGTGATGTGGAGGGGTAATCATCtgtttcttaaaattgtttatcaaaattCTGCTTTAATTTTACAGTTAAAAGTTATGTTTAATAAACAACgataaacaacaaattaaataaatatagataaaataaaataatgcagccaaataataaacaatattatgAAGGATGTGGCAAAGAGGGTCAAATACgttgtatatttttaagtgaGTTTCATGCCACTGCCGGCTCCAAGATAAGTTGTCAGGTAAATAAAtaaagctcaaattttttacaacaaaCTTTATTAACTTTGTTCCATCAAGGTTCCTCCCGACTATGTACCTAAAGACATTTTTGATGCAATTAATGTTTATATTATACCCAAACCACATCTGCAAAGATGTATTTTAACCGTTAATGCGATGGATATGAAAATTGTCGGTTACCCGGTGGGTATTGAAGATCAGCAAAAATATGCCCGTAATGcctttttattcaatttatgcTTTGTATGCGATTCATGGGCACGATCGGTGCAATATGAACCAGTGGTTAAAAAGTTGTCGGAGTATTTGGTAATTATTAGCACTACTGCAGCATCAAAATgcagttttaacattttttttaatttcagattATGATGGAagaagaaaattgttttctctCCAAGGAGGATGATAATAAACTTAAACtgaaaaagatatttgaaacagtaataaatgatttaaatgaaaagaaaGTCACCACAATTGTGGGTAAGTTTATTTTAGTAAGAAAATTGTAcgaatataaaaaactaattacatgcactgatttttttttggaatatagaGGGTGATACtacaatttacttaaaaattgttACACATAAACCAGATCCTCCCGTAGTTAAAGATCATATGGTGCCCCTGCTATTAGTAGACTTTAAAAATACACCATTGGAAAATTGGGACTTAACCACACAACAAGTAAATCTATTCAATACaaatattcttacttaaaattcGTATAAACCTACATAcctattttgttattttcatttcagATTCTTCCCTATATAAATGGCATTAATCACATAGCTCGTATTGCTGCCGAGGCAGATGTTGAAACGAATTTAGTTAAATCTTGTGTTCAGAATTTGGTCTACTATGGTGTTGTACAACTTCTACCCATACTAAAGTATAGCAATGTTTATATGACTCAGAATCTTAAAAGTCTTATTCAAAGCACTTCCCTCACTAATGCCTGCCGCAAATATGTCGCCTTAAATCCCGATAAAGCAAAACCtactatacaaaaaatatttctattttacgCCTCAATGACAC belongs to Calliphora vicina chromosome 4, idCalVici1.1, whole genome shotgun sequence and includes:
- the Polr3I gene encoding DNA-directed RNA polymerase III subunit RPC9, with translation MEIVNPCFSVVSNFEVMECLKNIKDTKKKYGLRNLATITYETLQFLEESPCKHQNRETILAFINDMQPYKLTTNECLMMVNDPPSSALHIQLLIEDSEERLTEEQVAKIIEIAKTHFPGPPQESN
- the DENR gene encoding density-regulated protein homolog, which gives rise to MTEVAINPVAEKLKLGPREGVTYPLVVKYCGNCSMPIEYCEYYPEYEKCKAWLEKNLPTEFERVILEEEAGDGTDDDKKRQKRGGKGLMKIKKKEEVNKRITVSRAPRGKKKSVTVVTGLSTFEIDLKVAAKFFGSKFACGSSVTGEDEIVIQGDVKDDLFDVIPDKWPEVDADYIEDLGDQKR
- the Nprl2 gene encoding GATOR complex protein NPRL2, which produces MQPNNKQYYEGCGKEGQIRCIFLSEFHATAGSKISCQVPPDYVPKDIFDAINVYIIPKPHLQRCILTVNAMDMKIVGYPVGIEDQQKYARNAFLFNLCFVCDSWARSVQYEPVVKKLSEYLIMMEEENCFLSKEDDNKLKLKKIFETVINDLNEKKVTTIVEGDTTIYLKIVTHKPDPPVVKDHMVPLLLVDFKNTPLENWDLTTQQILPYINGINHIARIAAEADVETNLVKSCVQNLVYYGVVQLLPILKYSNVYMTQNLKSLIQSTSLTNACRKYVALNPDKAKPTIQKIFLFYASMTHGVTLRAICQRLSPQNHNIDERKLVIFGLQHKFIRCIHKYPVFTGSVPSGRQKMYTGLSNFDEICCKTGLSPSCIEKDIDKDTNVTVIWK